ACGCTTCCCCGGGAAAGGACGCGGCCGGGAAGGGATCGGACAGGGAAAGCCTTCTCAGCATCGCCGGCCACCCCCGTCACCCCCCTCAACCCCGAGCAGCTGGCCGCGGTGATATACGATCGAGGACATCTTCTGATCGTGGCAGGCCCGGGCACGGGAAAAACCCTGACCCTGACCTACCGGATCAGGCATCTCATCCGCGAAAGACGGGCCCGGCCCGAACAGGTCTTGTGCCTCACCTTTACCCGGAAGGCGGCCGGGGAGATGAGGGACAGGCTCTCCCGGCTCCTGTCGGGTCCTGAGGGCGCCCTGGTCCGCGTGGCCACATTCCATCGATTCTGTCTGGATCTCCTCAGAGAGCACGGCGCCGCCACAGGACTCCCGACCGATTTTGCCCTCTGCTCCGAAATCGACAAGGAACATATGGCAAGGGACGTTCTCGACCGCCAAGGCCCAGGCAAACCCTCCCTCAATCATTTCCTCAAGGCCTTATCCCGCTGCAGGACCGGCCAGGTGCTGGATTCCCCTGCAGGCCCTGATGAAACCGCATGCCTCCCCTTGTGCCGTGAATACCAGCGAACCTTGAGAGAGGCCGGCATGCTCGATCTGGAAGAACTGGAGATAGAGGCACTGAGACTTCTTCGGGACCATCCGGAGACATCCGGGGTGGATGGCGAAGCCTTTTGCTGGATATGTGTGGATGAATACCAGGATACCAATCGGGTCCAGGCGGCGATCCTGAAAGAACTGGTTCAAAGGGGCAAAGGGGAAATCTGCGCCATCGGGGACCCGGATCAGGCCATCTACGGATTCCGCGGGGCGGACGTCCGCAACTTCTACGGCTTTGCCCGGGATTTCCCCGGCGCACAAGAGATTGTCCTCACCCGCAACTACCGGTCCACACCGTCTATCCTCAAGGGGTCGGCCGAGGTTATCCAAAGAGAGCGACCTCTGATTTCCGGGTCTACGGAAGGAGGACCCATCTTACTGACCCACTGCCGAACCGAATCCGAAGAGGCAGAGATGATCGTGGAACAGGTAGAGCGCCTGATGGGGGGTACCTCTCACTTTTCCATGGACAGCGGCCGGGTGGCCTCCCACGAGGGAGTGGAAATCTTGGGATTTGGGGACATCAGCGTCCTCTACCGGCTCAACGCCCAGGGGGACGCCCTCGCAGAGGCCATGGACCGGTCGGGAATTCCCTTTGTCCGGTCCGGAGAGGCCCCTCTTATCGCCGGATATCCGGTGAATATCCTCTGGCGCTACCTCCAGGTCCTGTGTTATCCGGATGCCCATTATTATGCCCGTGCCTGGGAGCAACTCAGACCCGAGGGAGTTTGTGTCTTCGGGAGGGGGGAACCTAGGCCGCACGCCGGGGACAGTTGCGTTCTGGACGTTCTAAACCATGCGCTGGCAGTGCTCGGGCTTGCGGTGGATTCGGATGAGGCCGAGAGGGCGATGTCCCGTCTCAGGGATCTGGCCACCCACTGTCAAGGGGATCTGAAGGCCTTTCTGGATCTCCTCTCCATTGACCGGGGCATTGATCATGCACTGTTGGCCGGCGACCGGATCGCTCTCATGTCCCTTCATGCGGCCAAAGGTCTCGAATGGGAGGTGGTCTTTATTACCGGGTGCGAGGCGCGGCTCCTCCCCTGCCTCCTTTTCGGAGACCGGGACCTGGCAGAGGAGGCCCGCCTTTTTTATGTGGGGATGACCCGGGCCCGCTCGCGGCTCATCCTGTCCTATGCAAACCGCCGCTCCCTCAATGGGCGTTTTCTCGATATGAGCCCATCACCTTTCCTCGATCTCATCCCTGAAGACGTGTGCCGACCCCTTGATCGCCGGGAGTGGCAGCCCAAAAAACGACCGGCCCGGCAGTTGAAGCTGTTTTAGGCTGGATGCTCGATGCTGGATATTGAGAATTGGCCCATGGCCGATAGCTGATGGCTGATAAGGGGGATAAAAACGCTTAATAGCCTAAAGCGGATAACCGCAACCAAAACGGCTGTGTGCTGTCCCGTCATTCCGGCGTGCCCTTAGCCGGAATCCAGTCCGCCGGTTTTCTGGATTCCGGCTAGAATCGTGCCGGAATGACGGAAGGCCAAGCGTGCAGTGGAAGGATGGCCATATTTTCTTGTTTTTCATGACAGAAGACCAGGAATTAAGGGCCTAACAGCGCAGTAACATAACAACTTGTGCCCAACGCCTCATGCCTCGCGCCTCGTATATGACCGGTTGATGGATACCCGTTTTTCAATCGTCAGTCGTCAATCCGATGGACCGGCTGGTTGAAATACCCTAATTCCAGGCTTGGGAATTCCGCCCTCACGATCTCGGCCATCCTCCTCATGCCGATGCCCGGTCCCTTGGGGCCGGGCATCTTCTCCAGATAGAGACCTGGATCGATGCACAGATTTTTGAGGTGGAGGAAATTAACCCCGGTCTTCTCAATTAACTGTCTCAGGGCCTCGATCTCCGGCTCCTGATCGGTGATCCCGGGAAAGACCAGGTAGTTGATCATGGTATAAAGCCCCAGGTCTTTGGACAGGGCGACGGCTTTTGCCACGTCTTCAAAATGATATTTCCGGGGCCGGTAATAGGCATGATAGACCTCCGGACGCGCGCTGTTCATGCTGATTCGAATGGAGTCCAGGCCGCTCATGGCAACCTCCCGAACCCGGTCAGGCCGGCTCCCGTTGGTATTGAGATTGATGGTGCCCCGTCCTGTCTGACTCCGGATCTCACGGATGCTTTCCGCCATGACCCGGTATTCCGTCAGCGGCTCCCCTTCGCATCCCTGGCCGAAGCTGACAATCGGTTCCGGCGCATGGGTTAAGTGCCGCACCGCCAATTCAACGACTTCTTCCACTGAAGGGGTGAAAGAGATCCGTTCATGAGACGCCTCGAACGAGGCATCGGGCTGAAGGGAGAGGCACCCGAGGCAGGCGGCATTGCACTTTCGGCTGATTGGCAAGGGGGCCTCCCATCTTCCTAAAAAGAGGTTTTTTGCCGCGAAACAGTGGTTTTCCGTGGCGCAACGGGTCAGGTGCCGCACAAGAGGCCCTTCCGTATTCCGCCGTTTAAACCGGCGAATGGCAGACACCAGCTCCCTGTCGTCGTAGTTTCGGGGATCCCATTTAGGGTTGTATTCCACCTGGAATCCCGACACCCAGTATCCATCCTCCCTGAATCCCACGGCACCGTAGGCCCACGAAGGGAGGGTGTAGGCCTTGACCCTGTAGTCGGCCGCCGGAAGGTGGCCCCGGACCCATCCCGGTTCAAGAAAGGCGGCCACGGCAAGGCACCTGGAGAGGACCCCGCCCACCCTTGTCTCCTCCAGAATCACGGGTTCACCGGTATCGGGATCAAGACCCATGGGCGGACAGTCGGGGATATAGAATAGCTTGCTGAAGGCCGGCATCGGCGCCAGGTCATCTTCCTGGATCACTTGCGGCACAGACCCGGAAAGACCCAACATCCTGAGATGAGGGTGTTCATAGATACGGCCATGGCTGTCGGCATACAGCATGAAGGGAAGGTGTTTCATATCAAATTTCAGAGCTTCACCCATGGTTTTATCGGCATCAATGTTAAGATTTGTACCGCTTCCTGCTAAACTATTGACTCTAAGCACCTTAAAGCATAAATTAAAAAGTTGCAATCATTGTCAATGCCGAACGCATCGGCTTCACCCCAAACACTGTTCTTAATTTTTTCGCCAACGGCCCCTATGACACCGACTCAGAAACACACGGAAAAACAAGGAAGGCAGTTCCGGCTGGTTAAATTCTTTGCCTACGCAAGCTTCATCGTTTTGATTATCTTCAGTTTTCCATTTTCTATGGTCATCTCCCGGCAGGCAAAAGACATCCTGATGAAGAGCTATGAAAATTATGCCCTTCTTCTGGGGGAAAACCTGAATTATCAGGTGTTTCAAAACTTTGTACTCCCTGTAACCAGCCAGTTCGGCAAAATCAGGCTGAGGGAGGAATTTCAATATGAGTTGATGGATCGTATCGTCAGGAACACCACCCACAGCTTCAAGATAGATCTGGTCAATATCTACGATATCAATAACGACGTGATCGCGTACAGTACCGATCCGAGTCTCCTGGGCAAAAAAGTACGGGAGAGCTTAGGGTACAAAAAGGCCGTCATGGGAGAGAATTCCTCCGGGCTGATATCCGGCGGGGATACCCCCCTCTGGGGTCTGGGTATTGAAAAGATGGGGGGGGAGAAGAAGCTGCGGACCTACATCCCCTTCACGGGAATCGGCCCCTTCCTGGGGGATACCGGATATGTGCTGGGCGTCTTCGAACTGATCCAGGATCTGAGCGAGGAATTCAAATCCGTCATTCGGTTTCAGTACCTTACATTCGGGCTTTCGATCCTGATCATGGGCATGATCTTTATTGCCCTTCTTCTGATCGTCCGTAAGGCCGAGAATATCATCGATGAGCGCGCCAGGCAACAGCGGGAACTCGAGGAGCAATTGCACCATGCAGAGAGACTGGCTGCATTGGGCGAAATGGTTGCGGGGGTCTCCCATGAGATCAGAAACCCCTTGGGCATTATCCGAAGCACCGCAGAGCTGTTGGGATCCATGCCCGGCGCAGAAGACTCCACGACCCGGCTCACGAAGCTGATTATAGAAGAATCCGGCAGGCTTAACGATATTGTCACCGAATTTCTGGACTATGCCCGGCCCATGACGCCCAAGTTTCAGAATGCCGACCTCAGACAAATCCTGGAGAGAACATTTCTCTTTCTGGGACCGGAACTCGACAAAAATGGGATTTCCCTTCAGAACAATCTCGGCCATCGCTCCCTGGAACTCCGGGCAGACCCGGAAAAGCTCTACCGGTCGCTTCTCAACATCTTTTTAAACGCCATTCAGTCCATGCCGAACGGGGGCGAGATCACGGTGCATGTGACGGAGGAGAAAGACGACCATTATTTACTTAAGATTGCAGACACCGGCACCGGGATCAGCGAAACGGACCTGAAAAAGATCTTCAATCCTTTTTTCAGTACCAAGGAGAAGGGGACGGGCCTCGGGCTGTCCATCGTCCGCAATATCATTGAGGGGCATAACGGAAAGATATGGATAGAGAGCCGGGTGGAGGGTTCCCAGGATGGAACACCCTCGGGAACAGAGGTGATGATCAGACTCCCTGTGAAGTGAGTCTGGCCGGCTGCTGGAGGATCGGGATAATTGAAATGCTGAAATGCTGCCATAGATGGCCTTCCTGACCTCTGGTCTTTACCGCTGACCATGGTTCTTTATTGAGTAACTTTAACTCACTTTAGGCACTTAAAATTATAATGGAAACAATCCTGATTGTAGATGACGAAAAAAACTATTTGGTGGTACTCGAGGCCCTCCTGGGAGCGGAAGGCTATGAGATCGTTACTGCCAATGACGCCAAGGCCGGGCTTGCTACGGTGCGTGAAGCAGACCTGGACCTGGTGATAACCGATATGAAAATGCCGGGCATGAGCGGCATGGAACTCCTCGAGGCGTGCAAGAAGATAAAGCCGGACCTGCCGGTCATCATGATGACGGCATACGGAACCATTGAGATGGCCGTGGCCGCGATGAAGAGGCATGCCTATGATTACATCCAGAAGCCCTTTGAAAATGAGCAATTGAAGCTGACCATAAGAAAGGCCCTTGAAAACTATCGGCTTATCAAGCAAAACAGGCTTTTGACAGAGGCCCTTTCAGACCGCTTCAGGTACGGTAAGCTGATTGGAAAAAGTAAGCCGATGCGCCAGGTGTACGATCTTATTGAAAAGGTCTCCAGGTCCAAGGCATCCGTGCTCATTACCGGCCCTTCCGGGACCGGAAAGGAACTCATCGCCAAGGCCATCCACTATCATGGCCAGAGAAAGGACCGGCCGTTTATTTCCATCAATTGCGGCGCGTTGACGGAAACCCTGCTGGAAAGCGAACTCTTCGGGCATGAAAAAGGGGCCTTTACCGGGGCGGTGGCCATGAAAAAGGGGCGGTTTGAACTGGCCGATGAGGGAACCCTCTTTTTGGACGAAGTGGGTGATATGCCGCCTTCCCTCCAGGTCAAGCTCTTGCGGGTGCTCCAGGAGATGGCGTTTGAACGCGTCGGCGGCACACGGACGATCCAGGTGGATGTGCGGGTTCTTGCTGCTTCCAACAGAAACATCAAGGAGGATGTCATGAATGGGGTCTTTCGTGAAGACCTCTATTACCGCCTCAATGTCATTCATATCGACGTCCCTTCTCTCCAGGAAAGGACGGACGATATCCCGCTCCTGGTAAGGCATTTCATTCAAAAATTTCATGCCGGAGACAGTGATGACGCCATCCAGCTGAGCCCCGAGGCCTGGAAGGCCCTTTACGCCTATCCCTGGCCCGGGAATGTGAGGGAGCTGGAGAATGTCATTGAGAGGGCCGTGGTCCTCCATACGGCCGGGCAGATCACGGTGGATGATCTCCCGGCAGAGCTGACCGGAGCAGAAACCCAATTCGATGTGGAGAGATTCATTCCGCCCGACATCCCCTTGCAGAAGGCCCTGGAAGAAATAGAGGAACGCCTGATAAGGAGGGCCCTGATCCGGTGCGACAATGTCCAGGCCCATGCGGCCAGGGACCTGGGGATCACCAAAAGCCTTATCCAGCACAAGATGAAAAAGTACAATATCACTGTGTAGCGGTACAAAATATGGTACCCGAAGTTATCTTTATATCTTAAGCGGTTACCTAAAAGATCCGTTTTTCGGGCAGGTATGGGTACAATAAATTGGACTTTGTGAGAAAGCCGTCGAAGGCCGGCCCATCCTCTGGATCAATAAAATACCGATTAAAAACAGATGCTTGCAAATACGTTGCCTGAAGCGGACTGTTTTGGCAAGCCTCTTGCAGTATCAATAAGGCAAATAGCAATACTCAATTACTCTTTCCTCCTAAGTAAAACCGACCTCGCCTTGCGGGGTCGGTTTTTTTTGGCCTTCCGGATCCGAGCACGGCCGGTCAAGGGAGTGCCACATCGCAAGATAGAATGTTTTGAGGGTCCGGTGCGCAAGCTCCCGTCCATTGCGGGGAGGATCGGGATGTGGACCACGCCTCATCCACACCGGATGCAAGAGTACAAAAACACGCTTTAGCGGTAAAAAATATGGTACCCGAATATATCATAGAATTTCGGGAGGTTATTTAAAAGATCCGTTTTTCGGGCGTGAATGGGTACAATAAATTGGACTTTTGAGGAGTATCAGCGGGAAGCGCACATCCGGCAAGACAAACAGATATCCTTAAAAAACAGAAGGTTATAGATGAGTCGCCAGAAGCGGGATGTTTTGGCAAGCCTCTTGCAGTATCGATAAGGCAAATAGTAAAACTCAATTACTCTTTCCTCCTAAGTAAACCAGCCCTGCCTTGCGGGGCTGGTTTTTTTTGGGGCAATTCCTCACGCCTTGCGCCTTATCCCTACATTCAATACCCTAACCGCCTCAATGCCCGCGTATCCCGGGACCAGTTTTTTTCCACCCTCACCGTCAGATCTAAATAGACCCGCAGCCCAAAGATCTTTTCCAGGTCCAGCCGGGCGGATCGCCCGATCGCCTGGATCATCTTCCCTCTCCGGCCGATGAAAATCCCCTTTTGAGAATCCGTCTCCACGTGAATCCGGGCTGAAATCATCAACACCCCCTTCTTTGGCATGTCATCGATCTTCTCCACGGTCACCGCGGATGCATAGGGCAATTCCTGCCGCAACTGAAGATAGATCTTTTCCCGGATCACCTCTGATATCAAGAAGTTCTCCGGCTGATCGGACGCCATATCCTCCGGGAAAAACTGGGGTCCGGGTCTTAATCGGGACCTCAGTTCATTCATGAGGAGATCCACATTGTCGCCCTTCAAGGCGGAGATGGGGATGATCGCATCAAAGGGATATCTCTTTCCGTAGTCTGCCATCAGGGGGAGGAGCATTTCCTTGGGTCCCTTATCGATCTTGTTGATGAGGAGAAGACACGGCCTCTTCATCCCCTGCAAGTTCTTCAGGATGGGTGAGACCGCGGCCCCCTCCATCTCGCCCAGCTGGATCATCACCAGGAGGATGTCCACCTCCTGAAAAACCGCAAGGGCAGACGCCACCATGCTCTTGTGGAGCGGGGTCCGGGTCCGGTGAATCCCGGGCGTATCAATGAACACCATCTGAACTCCCGCCTCATTATGGATGCCGAGGATGCGGTTCCGCGTGGTCTGGGGCTTGGGCGACACTATCGTCACCTTCCTCCCCAGAATACGATTGAGGAGCGTGGATTTGCCCACGTTCGGGGGGCCGATGATCCCGATATAACCGGACGAAAACGTCATATGACCTCCACCCTGACCCTTCCTTCGGCGACCGTCTCATCGGCGGCGATCCCGACGATTGTTGCCCCGGTCTTGTCTTCGATCGATCGGATCCCAAGATTGCCATGGCCTCTCACGAGCGGGATCTCCGGAGCGGGTGCAAATATCCTGATTTTTCCGGCTGTTCCCCGGATGGGCAGATCCGCTTCAATGGCCTTATGATGAATGGCCGAACGGACCAGAAATCCAAAGGCGGGGTGCCAGGGACCTGCCACAATCCGCCCTGGCTCAAGGAGCGACGGGGAACTCATGAGGCCGATCCGAATCACCGGGATCCCGTTCTCTTCCAGGCGGATCGTCCCGGTGACGCAACGGTAAACAGCCTCATGGAGCGTCAACGGCCGGTAGGTCCCGGCCTCGTACATCCGCGCAAGCCCTGTTCCTGCAATGACTATCGCGGGATAGAGCCGGACCATGTCGGGGTCCAGGGAGATGACCGCTTTGACGGTGGCGCAGAAGGTCTCTCTGGAATCTCCCGGCAGCCCCGGCATCAACTGGATCCCCACCTTGAACCCCTCCCGCCTCAACAGCCGGACCGCCCCTGTCACATCTTCTGCCGAGTGTCCCCTTCGGGCCATGGCGAGGACCCGGTCATCCATCGACTGGACGCCCAATTCGACCGTCTTCACATGCCGGGCCTTCAGGATGCCCAGGCCATCCTCGTCCACGAAATCGGGCCGGGTGGAGACCCTGACGCCGCTGATCAGCCCTTTTTCGATGTACGGGCCTACCGCCTGCAGAAGCCGTTTCATCTGCGCAACAGGAAGCCCTGTAAAGGTCCCTCCGTAAAAGGCCACCTCCGGATTCCGATCCGGATCAAAGGTCCTGGAATGAACGGCCTGATCCAGTACCCCCCTGACGTAATCGCCGTCCACCACCCGGGCCGCCTGGGCGGTTATCCTTTCCTGATCGCAGAAGATACAGCGATGCGGGCATCCGGTGTGCGGAATAAAGATCGGGATGATCAGCGGTTTCACCTTTTTAATACCTGAGCCGGATAAACAGGGATTACGAATTTAGCATCTCTGGTGGTAACTTCTCTGCACCACGCGGAGAAGCTGGCGGCCTTATCAGTCATCGCACGCGGGGGGATGGATGTTCATTTTTGAAGCGCTCGCTCCTTTAGAACGAACAAGGCCTGCCGCGCCGCGTTCTGCTCGGCCTCCTTCTTGCTTCTTCCTTCACCCTCTGTCAGGGGTTTTCCCATCAAACTCAAGGAGACAAGAAACGACCTGTCATGGGCCGGACCTGTCTCCTGGATGAGCCGGTATCTGGGGAGCGTCTTGCAGGTCTGCTGGGTATATTCCTGAAGCAGACTCTTGAAATCATGGACCCGTTCCCTGCTCGCCACCCGCTCCAACAGGGGTGAAAAGAGCTCCTCTATCATCCTCTGTGCCCGGTCGAACCCTCCATCCAGATAGACAGCCCCGATGAGGGCCTCAGTGGTATCGGCGAGGATGGAAGGCTTCTCCCTGCCGAGGGTCTGTTCTTCACCCTTGCCCAAAAGGAGATAATCTCCCAATCCGAGGCCCTGCGCAACCTCGTAAAGGCCGGCTTCATCCACCAGCATGGCCCTGAACTTGGACAGCTCTCCTTCTCTGGCATCTTCAAAATGGCGCATCAGGAGATGGCTGACGGCCAGATCCAGCACGGCATCTCCCAAAAACTCCAGCCGTTCGTTATCCTCCAGTCCCGGCCACACCTGCTCATTCACATAGGAGGCATGGCAGAACGCCCGGACGAGCAGCTCAGGGGCGTGGAAGGTGTACCCCAACCGCTCCTCAAGGCGTCTGAATCCTGTTTCCAGAAACAATGATTCTACTCTCTCTTTCTTCATCCCCTGGCTTCTCAATCAAATTTGATCACCAATTCCATTCCATTGCTGTGGAAAAACCGATGCCGAAGTTTATAATAATCCGCTTCCCTTTTTCAAGTTCAGAAAGTCCCGGGTAAGATTTGCGTTCAAAAGGCCCGGCATCTCTGATATAGTGGCACACCATAGTGTCCTGCTGAACAAGACGACAGGGGTCATCTTCCCGCATCGGCCATAGATGCGGGCGCTGCCTATCCCGGCCCCCCTGACCCTCTGACTCAGAACCAAGGAGACCCGCTCCCATGACATCCCGATCTCTTCAGCAATCCGGCATCTTGCTGCTCCTCTTCTCGTCTCTCTTTCTGAGCAGCACCCCGGCAACGGCCGCAGATATCCTCAAGATAGAGACAGAAACGACCGTAGAGGTGTCGGCCGATCGGGTCACGGCCGGCATTACCTTTACCAACAGGGGGACGGCCCCGGCTCACAACCTCCAGGTTCACCTGACCGCCCTCGGCCGAACCGATGCCTCGCCGGTGGTGGCGCGCCTCGACCCCGGGCAGTCAGAACGGGCCTTCTTTGAAAGGGAGATCAAAGGGAAAGGAAATGGACGATACCCCTTAACCGTGCGGGTGGATTTTCACGACGCCAACCAGTATCCATTTTCAGCCTTGTCAGGGATGACCTTCCATATCGGCGAGGCGGTCAACCCTGACCTGGCGGCCCTGGCCCGTGACATGACCCTCGACAAGGGCGGGAGGCTCCGGTTCGACATCAAGAACCTGGGAATTAACCCGCAAAAAATCATCGCCACCCTGGTCCTTCCCAAGGAATTTTCGTCACCTGAATCCAAGCACGTCTTTGAGATCGATCCTCGGTCCGAAAAGATCGTGGACTTCGAGATCCGCAATTTCTCCGCCCTCCCCAGGGCCGCGTATCCCGTCTTCTGCTATTTTGAATACAATTCCGGGGGGGTCCACCATACAATCCTTGCCAGATCCCTGGTGACCGTTGCCGGGGATGAAAATCTGTTCCGCAGATTCCGGTGGGCCTGGATCACCCTGGCCGGCATCCTTGCCGTACTCCTCGTCTTTGTCCTGATCAAGGAACGCCGGAAGAAATCCCCAATTCCTAAATCCCTGAATTCGCATAGTCAATGAAACTCATTTTCCATGGCGATGATTTTGGATTGACCTCGGGGGTCAACAGGGGAATCATCCGCTCGTTCAGGGAGGGGCTCCTGACCAGCACCTCGATGATTGCGGCCGGGGAGGCCGCACAGGAAGCCATTTCGCTGGTCAAAGACACCCCGGGATTGGATATGGGCGTGCATCTGACCCTCTGCGATGAACGGCCCGTGCTCCGCCCTCGACACCTTTCTTCGATCATCCCTTCGGGCGGTCGCTTTCCTTCCAGGATCCATCTCCTGAAAACGATCCTCTTCAGGCGGATAGATTACCGCGAGGTGGAGGCCGAATGGCGCGCCCAGGTGGAAACGGTCCTGAATGCAGGCATCCGGATCAGCCACCTGGACAGCCACCAGTTTGTCCATCTCTTTCCCGGGCTTATAGGGGTGTGCCTTAGAATAATCAGGACCTATGACATCCCCTTTGTCAGGGGGATCATGGTTGACCCGGCATCCCTCAAGTCGGGGCTCAGAAGGCTCATCCAGTGGGCCGGTCTCGCCGGATGGTCCCGGCTTTACGCCTCCCGGGTGCTGGCGCCCCCTGTCAAGATCATCCCATCGATGGGATTCCTGTCGGCAGGCGGCAGGTTGACCCGGGCCGCGCTCCTCCATACCCTGACACGGCTTCAGGCCAACTTATCCGCGCCCACAATGGAAATCATTCTTCATCCCGGAACCGGCGACGCCCATACGATTCATACCTATTGTCACTGGGGGTATGACTGGAAAAAGGACCTGGACCTGCTTACCGACGGCGCACTCAAACAAGACCTGGCCCGGCAAGGCATGCAACTCACCTCCTTCGGGAAAGAGCGATGACGCACCCGGAAACCATACTCCTCATCAATCCCGACTGGACCGGGATCCAGACACAGAAGCAGCCCCAGTTCAAGCGGATCTGGCAGCCCCTCGACCTGGCCATAGCCGCCGCCATGCTCGAACAGGAGGGCTATTCCGTCCGGATCCTGGATAATAATATCGAGCACCTCTCGCCACAGGCCATCGGCCGACGGGCAGACCAATGCCAAAAGGTGTTTGTCACCTCCACCCCCTATGACCGATGGCAGTGTCCCGCTCTGGACATCGGGTTTTTCTTCCGCACCATCGAGCGGATTCCCAGGGAACGGCTCTATATTATGGGCGCCCACGTGACGGAAAGACCGGAGGCCGTCCTCAGGCAAAGCCGGGCCCGCCTGGCCATTCTGGGCGAACCGGAACAGACCGTTTTAGAGCTGGCCCGGCAGGACGGCTCCCCGGATATCCCTTCCGGCATCCCCGGCATCGCTTGGCTGGAGGGCGACCGGCTGGTCTGTTCAGCCCCCAGAGGGTTCATCCACGACCTGGATCGCCTCCCCTATCCGGCCTACCACCTCCTGAATATGGACCGATACCACTATGCGTTTCTGGGGGGCAACTTTGCCATTCTGGAAGGGTCAAGGGGATGCCCCCACAGGTGCAGTTTCTGCTACCTCGGGAT
Above is a genomic segment from Deltaproteobacteria bacterium containing:
- a CDS encoding radical SAM protein encodes the protein MKPLIIPIFIPHTGCPHRCIFCDQERITAQAARVVDGDYVRGVLDQAVHSRTFDPDRNPEVAFYGGTFTGLPVAQMKRLLQAVGPYIEKGLISGVRVSTRPDFVDEDGLGILKARHVKTVELGVQSMDDRVLAMARRGHSAEDVTGAVRLLRREGFKVGIQLMPGLPGDSRETFCATVKAVISLDPDMVRLYPAIVIAGTGLARMYEAGTYRPLTLHEAVYRCVTGTIRLEENGIPVIRIGLMSSPSLLEPGRIVAGPWHPAFGFLVRSAIHHKAIEADLPIRGTAGKIRIFAPAPEIPLVRGHGNLGIRSIEDKTGATIVGIAADETVAEGRVRVEVI
- the rnc gene encoding ribonuclease III, with translation MKKERVESLFLETGFRRLEERLGYTFHAPELLVRAFCHASYVNEQVWPGLEDNERLEFLGDAVLDLAVSHLLMRHFEDAREGELSKFRAMLVDEAGLYEVAQGLGLGDYLLLGKGEEQTLGREKPSILADTTEALIGAVYLDGGFDRAQRMIEELFSPLLERVASRERVHDFKSLLQEYTQQTCKTLPRYRLIQETGPAHDRSFLVSLSLMGKPLTEGEGRSKKEAEQNAARQALFVLKERALQK
- a CDS encoding ChbG/HpnK family deacetylase — encoded protein: MKLIFHGDDFGLTSGVNRGIIRSFREGLLTSTSMIAAGEAAQEAISLVKDTPGLDMGVHLTLCDERPVLRPRHLSSIIPSGGRFPSRIHLLKTILFRRIDYREVEAEWRAQVETVLNAGIRISHLDSHQFVHLFPGLIGVCLRIIRTYDIPFVRGIMVDPASLKSGLRRLIQWAGLAGWSRLYASRVLAPPVKIIPSMGFLSAGGRLTRAALLHTLTRLQANLSAPTMEIILHPGTGDAHTIHTYCHWGYDWKKDLDLLTDGALKQDLARQGMQLTSFGKER